The DNA window GAAACGCCACCAATTTGCGAACACGGTGGCCGCGGATCTGTGGCGGGAGCTCGAGGGCGCGTCGGGCCGTCCGGTCGGCGCGCTCGCGCACGATTGGTTGTCCCAAGCGGGCTATCCGGTCCTCAGCGTCCGCTCCGCATCCCCGGATCGTCGAATCATTGCGTTGGGGCAACGCCGCTGGTCGGTCCACGGCCGGCGCCACCCCGTGGCGGGCCGATGGCGCGTTCCTGCGGTTATCCGCTACGAGGACGAGGCCGGGTTACACGCCCATCGGGTCCTGCTGGACGGGATTGACGCGGCCGTGCGGTTGCCCGGAAGCGGTGCGGTGCGGTGGCTTTATGCCAACGGAGGCGAGTCGGGGTTCTACCGCGTCGAATACGACGCGGAACTCCAGCGGATGCTGCTGGCAGCGGGCCTGCAACACCTGACTCCCCCGGAGCGCGTCGGCCTGCTCAGCCACGCATGGGCGGCTGCGGAGGCGGGTGACGCGTCCGTGGACGCGTTGATGGCCACCCTGCTCGCGTGTCGCGGGGACGACACCCGGGTGGTGGTGGAGGCGCTCGCTGGGTACCTCGAGACGCTGGCGGAACGTCTGGTGGCGCCGGACGACCAGCCGGCGTTTGCCAAGGTGGCAGCGGAAATAGCCGCGCCCTTGTGGGCACGGCTGGGATGGGGCGGTCACGGGGCGGAGGACGACGAGGTGCGGCTCACGCGCGCCGCGACGCTGTGGCTCATGGGCGCGGTGGTCTCTGATCCCGCGGTGCACGGCGAAGTGGATCGTCGGGTAGAGGCCTATCTCAAGGACGCGTCGTCATTGGAGCCCACCCTGACGTCCAGCGTGGTGCGACTGGGGGCGCGGTTCGGAGACGAGATGCGGTTCGACTCGTATCTGGCGGCCTGGCGACGCGCGGTTACGCCCGAAGACCGCGACCGGTTCCTCACGACGTTGGCCGAGTTCCCACAGCGGCCGCTGGTTCAGCGTCTCTTGGAGTGGCTGCTGTCGGGCGAGGTGCGCGGCCAGGACGCGTGGAAACCGTTTCGAGTGTTGTTGGCTCGTCCCGCGGCGCAGGCTCTCGCGTGGGAGTTTCTCAAACAGCAGTGGCGACCGCTGCGGGAGAAGATCGGCCCGGTGGGTGCGAGCCGCGTCATCCAGGCGACGCAAGGGTTGTGGCGGGCCGACTGGCGGTCAGAAGTCGCCGTCTTTTTCTCCGACCCCGCGAATCGGGTGGAGTCCGCGGCCAGAGCCCTGACCCAGACCCTTGAATTCATCGACGTTGGCGTCGCGTTCAAGGCGGCGCAGGGCGACGCCTTGTCGCGCTGGCTGCAGTCTCGCTAGCGGGTCGACGCGCGCCGGATCGCGCCGACTCACGCGGCCTTGGGTTTGGACGCGGGTGGGACCACGGCCACTTGCCACGGAGAATCCACGAACCACCGGCTGAGCGCGTCGGCCGACATCGGCTGACTGATGTAATACCCCTGCACGGCGTCACAGCCCAGCGAAGCCAGCCGATCCCAAAGATAGGACGTTTCTACGCCCTCGGCAATGACCTGCAAGCCGAGGTTGTGCGCCAGTTCGATGGTGGACCGCACGATCATGGCGTCGTTGTCATCGGCTTCCATGTTCTTGACGAACGACTTGTCGACCTTCACGGCCGAGACCGGGAGCCGCTTGAGATACCCCAGCGAGGAGTACCCGGTTCCGAAGTCGTCGATCGCGAGGGGGATGTCCATGCCGTGCAGCTTGGTCAGGACCTCCAGTGCACGGGCCGGATCCGCCATGATGGTGCTTTCGGTAATTTCCAACTCGAGGCGATTGGCCGGCGCACCCGCGCGGCGCAGGAGGTCGGTCAAATGGTCGGGGATCTGCGCGTCCAGCAGGTTTCGGGCCGAGAGATTCACGGCCACGCTCAGTTGGTATCCCTCCTGCTCCCATTTCCGAGCCTGATCCAACGCGGTGGACAGCACCCACAAGGTGAGCGGACGGATCAAACCGCTGCGTTCCGCCAACGGGATGAAGTCATCGGGAGGGATCATTCCTCGGTGCGGGTGTTTCCATCGGACCAGTGCTTCCACTCCGATCACGCGCCGCGTCTGCATATGGATCTTCGGTTGATAATAGAGAGTCAGCTCGTCGTGTTCGATGGCGTAGCGCAGTTCTCCCATCAACGCGAGCCGCCGGGGACTGTAATGGTCGCGGTCCGCGTCGTAGACCGTCGATCCCATGCCGCTCTGTTTGGCCGCGTACATCGCCACGTCGGCTCGCTGCATGAGGATCGAGGCGTTGGTGCCATGGTCCGGGAACAGAGCGATCCCGATGGCGGCCTCCACGCTGATACTGAGGCCCTCCAGGTTGAACGGGTTTTGGAGGACCTGGTGGGCTTTCTTGGCGACGCGCAGCGCGCCCTCCAGATCGGTGTCGGGCAACAGCAGCGCGAACTCGTCCCCTCCGAGGCGAGCCACGGTGTCGGATTGACGGAGAATGTCGCGGAGCCTGGGACCGATTTGTTGCAGCAGCAGGTCTCCGTGACGGTGGCCGAGCGTGTTGTTGACGTTCTTAAAGTCGTTGAGGTCCATGAGCAGGAAGGCCACCGGTGCCTGGCGGCGTTCCGCGGCCTGGACGGCTTGCGCGAGCCGCTCGTGGACCATGGTCCGATTGGGCAGCATGGTCAGCGAATCGTAGTACGCGAGTTGCCGGATCGTTGCTTCCGCGTGCCGGCGGTCGGAAACGTCTCTTCCGATTCCCACGAGGCCGGTCGCGCGCCCCTGGCTGTCTCTGAGGCTCGCACAGCTCCAATGGTACGGGGTGGAGGTTCCGTCGGTTCGCAGGAGGCGGGCCTCGACTTCAGCCCGGCCCTCGACCAG is part of the Nitrospirota bacterium genome and encodes:
- a CDS encoding EAL domain-containing protein, whose translation is MGGVNWLTLRTRLILLLSSVALLATFIGYLSNAGRVVAVLLTAGLAVVAIEWLFSKRITRLANAVAHLHHEARPTPARSVSGLDELDRIGVAVDDLVAALRQRQAEQHVSEARLTNIVNIASDAIISIDEQQRIVLFNHGAEQIFGFRAEEVIGQPLDRLMPDRFAKPHRDHVRAFGSGSVAARRMAERQEIIGRRKDGTEFPAEATIARTSEEGRILYTAILRDVTERDHTERMIRQIAEGVSAVTGSAFFRTLLQHLAQTLEVEYAFVGGFVAGRDDRIRTLAVLADGQFVDNFEYDLGGTPCERVVGRDLCVYADRVQERFPEDRLLVEMGAESYMGVPLFGSSGQAIGLLAVLGRKPIRNTPFGESLFRLFAVRASAEFERQQMVDQLAGALKETEHVMETIPDVLYILDLNGRLIRWNPKAESATGRPRAELDRLPLIDLIVPDERVSALDAIQRGLVEGRAEVEARLLRTDGTSTPYHWSCASLRDSQGRATGLVGIGRDVSDRRHAEATIRQLAYYDSLTMLPNRTMVHERLAQAVQAAERRQAPVAFLLMDLNDFKNVNNTLGHRHGDLLLQQIGPRLRDILRQSDTVARLGGDEFALLLPDTDLEGALRVAKKAHQVLQNPFNLEGLSISVEAAIGIALFPDHGTNASILMQRADVAMYAAKQSGMGSTVYDADRDHYSPRRLALMGELRYAIEHDELTLYYQPKIHMQTRRVIGVEALVRWKHPHRGMIPPDDFIPLAERSGLIRPLTLWVLSTALDQARKWEQEGYQLSVAVNLSARNLLDAQIPDHLTDLLRRAGAPANRLELEITESTIMADPARALEVLTKLHGMDIPLAIDDFGTGYSSLGYLKRLPVSAVKVDKSFVKNMEADDNDAMIVRSTIELAHNLGLQVIAEGVETSYLWDRLASLGCDAVQGYYISQPMSADALSRWFVDSPWQVAVVPPASKPKAA
- a CDS encoding M1 family metallopeptidase translates to MSTDTSSGRLPPTVRPVTYDLAVDIRPDEGRFSGRVSIAVRVDASTRELVLHAQDLIIHSASLRIEHRSLPLVPALDRSTNTLILTAPELLALGPAVLDIAFSGALNQQMKGLYLAKAVVNGVEERYAFTQFEPTDARRCFPCFDEPAFKAAFRVEVTAPSHLTILSNMPAVSETNHGATNTVRFAETPVMSTYLLAIAVGRLSPKRRMVAGTEVAVWALPHELALADFALDVTAATLPLLNEYFALPYPYPKLDLIAVPDFAMGAMENWGAIFFRDSRLLVDPRRASTATQRVVANVIVHEIVHQWFGNLVTMAWWDDLWLNEAFATWLACKIVDQWRPGWRSWEEFELEKQVPLALDSLDSSRPIVAAVASSAEIEAMFDPLTYEKGAAVLQMFEQFLGEDAFRTGIRAYMKRHQFANTVAADLWRELEGASGRPVGALAHDWLSQAGYPVLSVRSASPDRRIIALGQRRWSVHGRRHPVAGRWRVPAVIRYEDEAGLHAHRVLLDGIDAAVRLPGSGAVRWLYANGGESGFYRVEYDAELQRMLLAAGLQHLTPPERVGLLSHAWAAAEAGDASVDALMATLLACRGDDTRVVVEALAGYLETLAERLVAPDDQPAFAKVAAEIAAPLWARLGWGGHGAEDDEVRLTRAATLWLMGAVVSDPAVHGEVDRRVEAYLKDASSLEPTLTSSVVRLGARFGDEMRFDSYLAAWRRAVTPEDRDRFLTTLAEFPQRPLVQRLLEWLLSGEVRGQDAWKPFRVLLARPAAQALAWEFLKQQWRPLREKIGPVGASRVIQATQGLWRADWRSEVAVFFSDPANRVESAARALTQTLEFIDVGVAFKAAQGDALSRWLQSR